Proteins from a single region of Thalassophryne amazonica chromosome 22, fThaAma1.1, whole genome shotgun sequence:
- the trmu gene encoding mitochondrial tRNA-specific 2-thiouridylase 1 isoform X2 — translation MSFIKHVVCAMSGGIDSSVAALLLKKRGYKVTGVFMKNWDLTDERGICTTDKDCEDAQKVCQILDVPFHQVSYVKEYWHDVFSNLLKEYEKGRTPNPDIVCNKHIKFNLFLNYAMDTLGADAMATGHYARTSQEDEEVFKQKRTAGPPTLFRDRFEIRNLKLLKAADHFKDQTFFLCQISQDALRHTIFPLAGLTKDFVRKIASEAGLHHVLKKKESMGICFIGERKFESFILEYLEPKVGNFVSVEDGTILGKHKGWFTVTLGQRARIGGQRDALFVVDKDTTTGDVFVAPTTNHPALFRDTLWTARFHWITLDPPPELVRTKMMDCHFRFLHQMSLVPCTVTLNMDGSVWISLSQPTRALTPGQFAVLYKGDECLGSGKIIRLGPSEHMLQQGYEWLTGEQQNPEPVS, via the exons ATGAGCTTTATTAAACACGTCGTGTGTGCGATGTCTGGCGGCATCGACAGCTCTGTGGCAGCCTTATTGCTGAAGAAAAGAG GTTATAAAGTTACTGGAGTTTTTATGAAGAATTGGGATTTAACAGACGAGAGGGGCATCTGCACTACAGACAAAGACTGCGAAGACGCCCAAAAGGTGTGCCAGATCCTCGACGTCCCCTTCCATCAAGTGTCCTACGTCAAAGAATATTGGCATGACGTTTTCAG TAATCTTCTGAAGGAATATGAAAAGGGCAGAACGCCAAATCCAGACATAGTCTGTAACAAGCACATCAAATTTAACCTTTTTCTCAACTACGCCATGGACACGCTGG GTGCTGATGCCATGGCAACAGGCCACTATGCCAGAACGTCACAAGAAGACGAAGAGGTTTTCAAACAGAAACGCACGGCGGGGCCCCCGACGCTCTTCAGAGACCGCTTTGAGATCAGAAACC tgaagttgTTGAAAGCAGCAGATCACTTCAAGGACCAAACCTTCTTCCTATGTCAGATCTCCCAGGATGCCTTGCGGCACACTATTTTCCCACTTGCCGGGCTCACCAAAGACTTTGTCAGAAAAATTGCAAGTGAAGCAGGACTTCACCACGTGTTGAAAAAAAAAGAG AGCATGGGAATCTGCTTCATTGGAGAGAGGAAGTTTGAAAGCTTTATTTTGGAG TATTTGGAACCTAAAGTAGGGAACTTTGTCTCGGTTGAAGATGGGACCATCCTGGGAAAACACAAAG GCTGGTTCACGGTGACTCTGGGTCAGCGAGCGAGGATCGGAGGTCAGAGAGACGCCTTGTTTGTGGTGGACAAAGACACCACCACTGGAGATGTGTTTGTG GCTCCGACCACCAATCACCCGGCTCTTTTTCGTGACACTTTGTGGACGGCCCGCTTCCACTGGATAACACTGGACCCGCCTCCGGAGCTTGTCAGGACAAAAATGATGGACTGTCACTTCCGTTTCCTCCACCAGATGTCGCTCG TCCCCTGCACTGTGACACTGAACATGGACGGCTCAGTCTGGATCTCACTGTCCCAACCCACCAGAGCTCTGACACCTGGACAG TTTGCCGTCCTCTACAAAGGAGACGAGTGTCTAGGCAGTGGGAAGATCATCCGACTGGGACCCAGTGAACACATGCTGCAGCAGGGCTACGAATGGTTAACAGGCGAGCAGCAGAACCCTGAACCCGTCAGCTGA
- the trmu gene encoding mitochondrial tRNA-specific 2-thiouridylase 1 isoform X1 yields the protein MSFIKHVVCAMSGGIDSSVAALLLKKRGYKVTGVFMKNWDLTDERGICTTDKDCEDAQKVCQILDVPFHQVSYVKEYWHDVFSNLLKEYEKGRTPNPDIVCNKHIKFNLFLNYAMDTLGADAMATGHYARTSQEDEEVFKQKRTAGPPTLFRDRFEIRNPVKLLKAADHFKDQTFFLCQISQDALRHTIFPLAGLTKDFVRKIASEAGLHHVLKKKESMGICFIGERKFESFILEYLEPKVGNFVSVEDGTILGKHKGWFTVTLGQRARIGGQRDALFVVDKDTTTGDVFVAPTTNHPALFRDTLWTARFHWITLDPPPELVRTKMMDCHFRFLHQMSLVPCTVTLNMDGSVWISLSQPTRALTPGQFAVLYKGDECLGSGKIIRLGPSEHMLQQGYEWLTGEQQNPEPVS from the exons ATGAGCTTTATTAAACACGTCGTGTGTGCGATGTCTGGCGGCATCGACAGCTCTGTGGCAGCCTTATTGCTGAAGAAAAGAG GTTATAAAGTTACTGGAGTTTTTATGAAGAATTGGGATTTAACAGACGAGAGGGGCATCTGCACTACAGACAAAGACTGCGAAGACGCCCAAAAGGTGTGCCAGATCCTCGACGTCCCCTTCCATCAAGTGTCCTACGTCAAAGAATATTGGCATGACGTTTTCAG TAATCTTCTGAAGGAATATGAAAAGGGCAGAACGCCAAATCCAGACATAGTCTGTAACAAGCACATCAAATTTAACCTTTTTCTCAACTACGCCATGGACACGCTGG GTGCTGATGCCATGGCAACAGGCCACTATGCCAGAACGTCACAAGAAGACGAAGAGGTTTTCAAACAGAAACGCACGGCGGGGCCCCCGACGCTCTTCAGAGACCGCTTTGAGATCAGAAACC cagtgaagttgTTGAAAGCAGCAGATCACTTCAAGGACCAAACCTTCTTCCTATGTCAGATCTCCCAGGATGCCTTGCGGCACACTATTTTCCCACTTGCCGGGCTCACCAAAGACTTTGTCAGAAAAATTGCAAGTGAAGCAGGACTTCACCACGTGTTGAAAAAAAAAGAG AGCATGGGAATCTGCTTCATTGGAGAGAGGAAGTTTGAAAGCTTTATTTTGGAG TATTTGGAACCTAAAGTAGGGAACTTTGTCTCGGTTGAAGATGGGACCATCCTGGGAAAACACAAAG GCTGGTTCACGGTGACTCTGGGTCAGCGAGCGAGGATCGGAGGTCAGAGAGACGCCTTGTTTGTGGTGGACAAAGACACCACCACTGGAGATGTGTTTGTG GCTCCGACCACCAATCACCCGGCTCTTTTTCGTGACACTTTGTGGACGGCCCGCTTCCACTGGATAACACTGGACCCGCCTCCGGAGCTTGTCAGGACAAAAATGATGGACTGTCACTTCCGTTTCCTCCACCAGATGTCGCTCG TCCCCTGCACTGTGACACTGAACATGGACGGCTCAGTCTGGATCTCACTGTCCCAACCCACCAGAGCTCTGACACCTGGACAG TTTGCCGTCCTCTACAAAGGAGACGAGTGTCTAGGCAGTGGGAAGATCATCCGACTGGGACCCAGTGAACACATGCTGCAGCAGGGCTACGAATGGTTAACAGGCGAGCAGCAGAACCCTGAACCCGTCAGCTGA
- the trmu gene encoding mitochondrial tRNA-specific 2-thiouridylase 1 isoform X3, translated as MKNWDLTDERGICTTDKDCEDAQKVCQILDVPFHQVSYVKEYWHDVFSNLLKEYEKGRTPNPDIVCNKHIKFNLFLNYAMDTLGADAMATGHYARTSQEDEEVFKQKRTAGPPTLFRDRFEIRNPVKLLKAADHFKDQTFFLCQISQDALRHTIFPLAGLTKDFVRKIASEAGLHHVLKKKESMGICFIGERKFESFILEYLEPKVGNFVSVEDGTILGKHKGWFTVTLGQRARIGGQRDALFVVDKDTTTGDVFVAPTTNHPALFRDTLWTARFHWITLDPPPELVRTKMMDCHFRFLHQMSLVPCTVTLNMDGSVWISLSQPTRALTPGQFAVLYKGDECLGSGKIIRLGPSEHMLQQGYEWLTGEQQNPEPVS; from the exons ATGAAGAATTGGGATTTAACAGACGAGAGGGGCATCTGCACTACAGACAAAGACTGCGAAGACGCCCAAAAGGTGTGCCAGATCCTCGACGTCCCCTTCCATCAAGTGTCCTACGTCAAAGAATATTGGCATGACGTTTTCAG TAATCTTCTGAAGGAATATGAAAAGGGCAGAACGCCAAATCCAGACATAGTCTGTAACAAGCACATCAAATTTAACCTTTTTCTCAACTACGCCATGGACACGCTGG GTGCTGATGCCATGGCAACAGGCCACTATGCCAGAACGTCACAAGAAGACGAAGAGGTTTTCAAACAGAAACGCACGGCGGGGCCCCCGACGCTCTTCAGAGACCGCTTTGAGATCAGAAACC cagtgaagttgTTGAAAGCAGCAGATCACTTCAAGGACCAAACCTTCTTCCTATGTCAGATCTCCCAGGATGCCTTGCGGCACACTATTTTCCCACTTGCCGGGCTCACCAAAGACTTTGTCAGAAAAATTGCAAGTGAAGCAGGACTTCACCACGTGTTGAAAAAAAAAGAG AGCATGGGAATCTGCTTCATTGGAGAGAGGAAGTTTGAAAGCTTTATTTTGGAG TATTTGGAACCTAAAGTAGGGAACTTTGTCTCGGTTGAAGATGGGACCATCCTGGGAAAACACAAAG GCTGGTTCACGGTGACTCTGGGTCAGCGAGCGAGGATCGGAGGTCAGAGAGACGCCTTGTTTGTGGTGGACAAAGACACCACCACTGGAGATGTGTTTGTG GCTCCGACCACCAATCACCCGGCTCTTTTTCGTGACACTTTGTGGACGGCCCGCTTCCACTGGATAACACTGGACCCGCCTCCGGAGCTTGTCAGGACAAAAATGATGGACTGTCACTTCCGTTTCCTCCACCAGATGTCGCTCG TCCCCTGCACTGTGACACTGAACATGGACGGCTCAGTCTGGATCTCACTGTCCCAACCCACCAGAGCTCTGACACCTGGACAG TTTGCCGTCCTCTACAAAGGAGACGAGTGTCTAGGCAGTGGGAAGATCATCCGACTGGGACCCAGTGAACACATGCTGCAGCAGGGCTACGAATGGTTAACAGGCGAGCAGCAGAACCCTGAACCCGTCAGCTGA
- the srr gene encoding L-threonine dehydratase catabolic TdcB isoform X1 translates to MYKTKKGSQESRNDQVNLQMDYVSADLVTLELLIEARKTVQSSPLGVINTPMIPWCQTTLPLNIMSNIYIKLENMQRTGSFKVRGVANQFAKRPKGGHFVTMSAGNYGKSFAYALKHYGSKGKVVMPETAPTSRATLIQSFGVEVERVQTSCLMNVVNRCVQEDNMTFLHSYDDLDLIAGHASLGLEVLELIPEPDVVVVCCGGGGLLAGVAAAIKLSGCDKTRVYGVEPEGACTMYRSFIEEKPVGMDTKSVASGLAPPFAGKLPYELCQRFVEEIILVSDEEITSAVSTLYRSGLVVEPSGCAAFAAIINHKVPDLEGNNVVCILSGGNIGKDELCNFPD, encoded by the exons ATGTACAAAACAAAGAAGGGGTCACAAGAGTCAAGAAACGACCAGGTTAATCTGCAG ATGGATTATGTGTCTGCAGACCTTGTGACCCTGGAACTGCTTATAGAAGCAAGGAAGACGGTACAAAGCAGCCCCCTTGGTGTCATCAACACTCCCATGATCCCCTGGTGTCAGACCACTTTGCCTCTCAACATCATGTCCAACATCTACATTAAACTGGAGAACATGCAGAGGACTG GCTCTTTTAAAGTAAGAGGAGTGGCCAATCAATTCGCCAAGAGACCGAAGGGAGGCCATTTTGTCACTATGTCTGCAGGGAACTATGGGAAGAGTTTTGCATATGCCTTGAAACATTATGGCTCAAAGGGCAAGGTGGTGATGCCGGAAACCGCTCCAACATCCAGAGCTACCCTCATACAG AGTTTTGGAGTGGAGGTGGAGCGAGTTCAGACTTCCTGCCTGATGAACGTTGTGAACCGCTGCGTTCAGGAGGACAACATGACTTTCCTGCATTCCTACGATGACTTGGATCTGATAGCAGGACATGCTAG TCTAGGTCTGGAGGTACTGGAGCTGATACCCGAGCCTGATGTGGTGGTGGTTTGTTGTGGTGGCGGGGGCCTCCTTGCCGGAGTAGCTGCTGCTATCAAACTGTCTGGTTGTGATAAGACCAGGGTTTACGGTGTGGAACCAGAAGGAG CATGCACCATGTACAGAAGCTTCATTGAGGAGAAGCCAGTGGGCATGGACACCAAGAGCGTTGCCTCAGGACTTGCACCGCCTTTTGCTG GCAAACTGCCCTATGAGCTGTGCCAGCGTTTTGTGGAGGAGATCATCCTGGTGAGTGACGAGGAGATCACGTCGGCGGTGTCCACCCTCTACAGGTCGGGGCTTGTGGTGGAGCCCTCGGGCTGTGCGGCCTTTGCTGCCATCATTAACCACAAGGTCCCCGATTTGGAGGGAAATAACGTTGTGTGCATCCTCAGCGGCGGGAATATCGGGAAAGATGAGCTATGCAACTTTCCGGACTAA
- the srr gene encoding L-threonine dehydratase catabolic TdcB isoform X2, whose translation MDYVSADLVTLELLIEARKTVQSSPLGVINTPMIPWCQTTLPLNIMSNIYIKLENMQRTGSFKVRGVANQFAKRPKGGHFVTMSAGNYGKSFAYALKHYGSKGKVVMPETAPTSRATLIQSFGVEVERVQTSCLMNVVNRCVQEDNMTFLHSYDDLDLIAGHASLGLEVLELIPEPDVVVVCCGGGGLLAGVAAAIKLSGCDKTRVYGVEPEGACTMYRSFIEEKPVGMDTKSVASGLAPPFAGKLPYELCQRFVEEIILVSDEEITSAVSTLYRSGLVVEPSGCAAFAAIINHKVPDLEGNNVVCILSGGNIGKDELCNFPD comes from the exons ATGGATTATGTGTCTGCAGACCTTGTGACCCTGGAACTGCTTATAGAAGCAAGGAAGACGGTACAAAGCAGCCCCCTTGGTGTCATCAACACTCCCATGATCCCCTGGTGTCAGACCACTTTGCCTCTCAACATCATGTCCAACATCTACATTAAACTGGAGAACATGCAGAGGACTG GCTCTTTTAAAGTAAGAGGAGTGGCCAATCAATTCGCCAAGAGACCGAAGGGAGGCCATTTTGTCACTATGTCTGCAGGGAACTATGGGAAGAGTTTTGCATATGCCTTGAAACATTATGGCTCAAAGGGCAAGGTGGTGATGCCGGAAACCGCTCCAACATCCAGAGCTACCCTCATACAG AGTTTTGGAGTGGAGGTGGAGCGAGTTCAGACTTCCTGCCTGATGAACGTTGTGAACCGCTGCGTTCAGGAGGACAACATGACTTTCCTGCATTCCTACGATGACTTGGATCTGATAGCAGGACATGCTAG TCTAGGTCTGGAGGTACTGGAGCTGATACCCGAGCCTGATGTGGTGGTGGTTTGTTGTGGTGGCGGGGGCCTCCTTGCCGGAGTAGCTGCTGCTATCAAACTGTCTGGTTGTGATAAGACCAGGGTTTACGGTGTGGAACCAGAAGGAG CATGCACCATGTACAGAAGCTTCATTGAGGAGAAGCCAGTGGGCATGGACACCAAGAGCGTTGCCTCAGGACTTGCACCGCCTTTTGCTG GCAAACTGCCCTATGAGCTGTGCCAGCGTTTTGTGGAGGAGATCATCCTGGTGAGTGACGAGGAGATCACGTCGGCGGTGTCCACCCTCTACAGGTCGGGGCTTGTGGTGGAGCCCTCGGGCTGTGCGGCCTTTGCTGCCATCATTAACCACAAGGTCCCCGATTTGGAGGGAAATAACGTTGTGTGCATCCTCAGCGGCGGGAATATCGGGAAAGATGAGCTATGCAACTTTCCGGACTAA
- the tprkb gene encoding EKC/KEOPS complex subunit TPRKB, with protein MHLTQDLELFPEHSVTQMLFKEVKNTTELRKSAVEGQLNAALINPTTLVNPFQVLVATNKAVHLQKMGKMKTRSLYSEIIFNLSPTNNISEAFKRFGISDGDNAVLVVLVHNKEESQLLSDIRAKVNGQQVPVEDVSSLSDLAKIKKLYKVTPQEEKCGTLLDGIITRMAIKDVM; from the exons ATGCATCTAACGCAGGATTTAGAACTTTTCCCCGAACACAGCGTGACACAGATGCTTTTCAAAGAGGTTAAAAATACGACCGAACTGAGGAAAAGCGCCGTAGAAGGACAATTAAACGCTGCATTAATCAACCCAACAACG CTTGTAAATCCTTTCCAAGTCTTGGTAGCCACCAATAAAGCTGTTCACTTGCAGAAAATGGGAAAGATGAAAACAAGAAGTTTGTACTCTGAAATCATTTTCAACTTGTCACCAACTAATAAT ATCTCTGAAGCCTTTAAGAGGTTTGGAATCTCAGATGGAGACAATGCTGTGCTGGTGGTGCTGGTCCACAACAAAGAAGAGTCCCAGCTTCTGTCAGACATCAGAGCCAAGGTGAACGGGCAGCAGGTTCCAGTCGAAGATGTTTCGTCATTGTCAGACCTGGCAAAGATCAAAAAG CTGTACAAAGTCACTCCCCAGGAGGAGAAATGTGGGACGCTACTGGATGGCATCATAACCAGAATGGCCATCAAAGACGTCATGTAG
- the alg10 gene encoding dol-P-Glc:Glc(2)Man(9)GlcNAc(2)-PP-Dol alpha-1,2-glucosyltransferase, producing MERFEGYIFTAMCSTNFLISCLLFSTVTRDQKEPYMDEVFHVPQAQKYCQGKFHEWDPMITTLPGLYLVSVGVIKPVVWLADLRGEVVCSTPMLRFINLLFNCGNLYLLYLLICKLHIREKTRTTSRRVLSALSLSTFPVLFFFNFLYYTDAGSTFFILFTYLMMLYGCHKASAFLGVCAILFRQTNIIWVAFCAATLVTAKMDETWRLTHSKKRDEKSPLSQVPLSVIGVKKVMLFTLEFLTSPIHVKAVLQVAWPYAIVGTSFVAFVVLNDGIVVGDRMSHEVCLNFPQLFYFFAFAAAFSLPTSLCYYRIVRFFQAMKKHPLLFLLITGVCILLVWKFTFIHKYLLADNRHFPFYVWKRLFQRHDSVRFLLIPAYVFAGWNFLDSLKSRSLFWTLAFMVCLLAATVPQKLLEFRYFIVPYLMYRLHMPLPSLPRLLLELGLYTAVNVVTLYIFLTKTFHWPNSTATQRFMW from the exons ATGGAGAGGTTTGAGGGCTACATTTTTACGGCTATGTGCAGCACGAactttttgatttcctgtttgctcttttccaCGGTCACTCGGGACCAGAAGGAACCCTACATGGACGAGGTTTTTCACGTCCCACAAGCTCAAAAGTACTGTCAGGGAAAATTCCACGAG TGGGACCCAATGATCACGACTCTCCCAGGCCTTTACCTCGTCTCTGTGGGGGTCATCAAGCCTGTGGTGTGGCTGGCTGACCTGAGGGGCGAAGTGGTGTGTTCCACGCCCATGCTACGCTTCATCAACCTGCTCTTCAACTGTGGCAACCTTTACCTGCTCTACCTCCTCATTTGCAAACTGCACATCAGGGAGAAG ACACGGACAACCTCCCGCCGAGTCCTGTCGGCGCTCTCTCTCTCGACGTTCCCCGTGCTCTTCTTCTTTAATTTCCTCTACTACACAGACGCTGGGTCAACGTTCTTCATCTTGTTTACCTACCTCATGATGCTTTACGGCTGCCACAAGGCCTCGGCGTTCCTCGGTGTCTGTGCCATCCTTTTCCGCCAGACCAACATCATCTGGGTAGCATTCTGTGCCGCAACTCTGGTCACTGCCAAAATGGACGAGACCTGGAGGTTGACGCACAGCAAAAAGAGGGACGAAAAGTCTCCCTTGTCTCAGGTTCCTCTGTCAGTCATCGGAGTGAAGAAAGTGATGCTCTTCACACTGGAGTTCCTTACCTCACCCATTCATGTAAAGGCGGTGTTGCAGGTGGCGTGGCCTTACGCCATCGTAGGCACGAGcttcgtggcatttgtggtgCTGAACGATGGGATAGTAGTGGGTGACCGAATGAGCCACGAGGTCTGCCTCAACTTCCCCCAGCTCttctacttttttgcatttgccgCAGCCTTTTCTCTCCCCACTTCGCTTTGTTATTACCGCATCGTTCGCTTCTTTCAAGCGATGAAAAAGCACCCTTTGCTCTTTCTCTTAATCACTGGAGTCTGCATCCTCCTGGTGTGGAAGTTCACTTTCATCCACAAGTACCTGCTGGCAGATAACCGCCATTTTCCCTTCTACGTGTGGAAAAGGCTTTTCCAGAGGCACGACTCTGTACGCTTTCTCCTCATCCCCGCATACGTGTTTGCTGGCTGGAATTTCCTGGACTCCCTCAAATCACGCTCACTATTCTGGACTTTGGCGTTCATGGTGTGCCTCCTGGCTGCCACAGTCCCCCAGAAGCTCCTGGAGTTCAGGTATTTCATTGTTCCCTACTTGATGTACCGCCTGCACATGCCTCTCCCTTCTCTTCCCAGACTTCTCCTGGAGTTAGGCCTGTACACAGCGGTCAATGTGGTCACACTTTACATCTTTCTGACAAAGACCTTCCACTGGCCAAACAGCACAGCGACACAGAGGTTCATGTGGTGA